In Candidatus Contubernalis alkalaceticus, the following proteins share a genomic window:
- a CDS encoding EAL and HDOD domain-containing protein has translation MNFFIARQPIFNKNESIFGYKLFYSPFAAVIDGEGVEKDSPLDNIMSIGKQTLSSGKKIIINFSSSLLQNNFLYLKDTFVLVTANNNGDPFKVCRELKRTGYSIALDFRCLENQEYIINHCDLIVVDFTDENAEYYCGELTKYYNPKVLADNIFTRKIYDKAVLSGCTYFNGEYFKLPLVDGKKPLSGNRYIYIELLKAVNTPNPDFEEIEDLIKKDVTITYSLLKYINSGAFYFVNEITSVQQTLALLGQKGTVKWLSWIVLSVMSQKKPGEIITLSLIRAIFSEEIAELIGYINSFHFFIMGMFSFLDIMLDCPMEEVLKEIPISKEIKDALLGIDNEYKIIYDLVCFYEQGNFQKVLEITESFNLAPQEITGAYIKALNGVL, from the coding sequence ATGAATTTTTTTATTGCCAGACAGCCAATTTTTAATAAAAATGAATCTATATTTGGGTATAAATTGTTTTACAGCCCTTTTGCTGCTGTAATTGATGGTGAAGGCGTTGAAAAGGACTCTCCTTTGGACAATATAATGTCTATTGGCAAACAAACTCTTTCTTCCGGAAAAAAAATAATTATAAATTTTTCAAGCTCACTGCTTCAAAATAATTTCTTGTATCTTAAGGATACCTTTGTTTTGGTTACGGCAAATAACAATGGTGACCCTTTCAAAGTATGTAGAGAGTTAAAAAGGACAGGTTATTCAATCGCCCTGGATTTCCGGTGCTTAGAAAATCAGGAGTATATTATTAATCACTGTGACCTTATAGTGGTTGATTTTACAGATGAGAATGCGGAATATTATTGTGGTGAATTAACAAAATATTATAATCCAAAGGTTTTAGCTGATAATATTTTTACAAGAAAGATTTATGACAAGGCTGTTTTGAGTGGGTGCACCTATTTTAACGGGGAATATTTTAAACTGCCCTTAGTGGATGGTAAAAAACCCCTCAGCGGGAACAGATATATCTATATTGAACTTCTAAAAGCAGTTAATACTCCCAACCCGGACTTTGAAGAGATAGAGGATTTAATTAAAAAGGACGTAACCATAACTTACAGCTTATTAAAATATATAAATTCCGGGGCTTTCTATTTTGTAAATGAGATAACCTCTGTTCAACAGACGCTGGCACTGCTGGGCCAAAAAGGTACGGTTAAGTGGCTTTCTTGGATAGTGTTAAGTGTAATGTCACAAAAAAAACCTGGAGAGATAATTACCCTATCCCTAATCAGGGCCATATTTTCTGAGGAAATTGCTGAGCTTATTGGCTACATTAACAGTTTTCATTTTTTTATTATGGGTATGTTTTCTTTTCTGGATATCATGCTGGACTGTCCCATGGAGGAAGTGCTAAAGGAAATTCCAATATCAAAAGAAATAAAAGATGCCTTGCTGGGAATAGATAATGAATATAAAATCATCTATGATTTAGTTTGTTTTTACGAACAAGGCAATTTTCAAAAAGTATTAGAAATAACTGAAAGTTTTAATCTTGCTCCCCAAGAGATTACCGGAGCTTATATTAAGGCTTTAAATGGTGTACTTTAG
- a CDS encoding HD domain-containing phosphohydrolase, whose translation MGKVLIVDDEKSMRYTLREFLRREGYEVEAAEDAVKALALLKQDAFDVVVTDIIMPCLSGVELLEQIRNIMPDLQVILMTGEPTVETAVKAVQVGAYDYISKPILKSTLLKVVKKALHLKEITDKKQRLEEANRHHQENLEQLVEERTRALHQSMQSSIKVLASMLDLRDPYTAGHQRRAGNLASAIGRELGLSNNVIEGLRVTGYLHDIGKIALPAEILAKPGKINELEYEIIKTHAAQGYTILKDLELPWPVAQVVCQHHERLDGSGYPIGLKNEDILTEAKILMVADVVEAMSSHRPYRTSLGIEMALEEIEENSGRLYDPQAVTVCLQLFRDKGYKITDSFSKTNFFHIH comes from the coding sequence ATGGGGAAAGTTCTAATTGTGGATGACGAAAAAAGTATGCGTTATACCTTACGGGAATTTCTTCGTAGAGAGGGATATGAAGTAGAGGCTGCCGAAGATGCGGTAAAAGCCTTAGCACTCCTTAAACAGGATGCTTTTGATGTGGTGGTAACAGACATCATTATGCCCTGTCTCTCCGGGGTGGAATTGTTGGAACAGATTCGTAATATAATGCCTGACCTGCAGGTGATTTTAATGACCGGGGAGCCCACGGTGGAGACCGCGGTGAAAGCTGTACAGGTCGGTGCGTATGATTATATAAGTAAACCCATCCTGAAGAGTACTTTACTTAAAGTGGTAAAGAAGGCTCTGCATCTGAAAGAAATTACGGATAAAAAGCAAAGGCTGGAGGAGGCTAATCGTCACCATCAAGAGAATCTGGAGCAGCTGGTGGAGGAACGAACTCGGGCACTCCACCAGTCTATGCAGAGTTCCATTAAGGTTCTGGCATCCATGTTGGACCTGAGAGATCCATATACAGCGGGTCATCAGAGACGGGCGGGCAACTTAGCTTCGGCAATAGGCAGGGAATTAGGACTCTCCAACAATGTAATAGAAGGGCTTCGGGTTACCGGTTACCTGCACGACATTGGAAAAATTGCACTGCCGGCAGAGATATTGGCCAAGCCAGGGAAAATCAATGAACTGGAATATGAAATTATAAAAACCCATGCAGCTCAAGGGTACACCATTTTGAAGGATTTAGAATTACCATGGCCGGTGGCCCAGGTGGTTTGCCAGCATCATGAGAGGCTGGACGGCAGCGGCTATCCCATTGGCTTGAAAAATGAAGATATTTTAACGGAAGCTAAAATCCTTATGGTTGCAGACGTGGTGGAGGCCATGTCTTCTCACCGGCCCTATCGAACAAGCTTGGGAATAGAGATGGCATTGGAGGAAATAGAAGAGAACTCCGGCAGGTTGTATGACCCACAGGCGGTAACAGTTTGTCTTCAATTATTCAGGGACAAGGGTTACAAAATTACGGATTCCTTTAGTAAAACAAATTTCTTTCATATCCATTAA